A DNA window from Patagioenas fasciata isolate bPatFas1 chromosome 1, bPatFas1.hap1, whole genome shotgun sequence contains the following coding sequences:
- the LOC136106524 gene encoding cell surface glycoprotein CD200 receptor 1-B-like yields MHTIVLLSIAAVSGVTGNNRVSATVGNSSVLVCSLKSNTTLVTWKISPKTGGFCTLGYRADQNKTDRTNCSDSVNWKFRPDQDPALEIRQVGIVHEGNYTCEVVATEGNFHRTYHLTVLVPPRLTLHCDDHGNPVCEAEAGKPPAQISWDLESNSTLREEVHDDGTVTVVSTCAAHGTNVTNTICIVSHPAGNQSKSVSCHPSKNSTWALHCVISLASVLSLLFLLAVFHLYTFCDSRTMRNQYRPRHLPPTELSGPISNSAPEQRN; encoded by the exons ATGCACACAATTGTTCTGCTCAGCATCGCCGCAGTCTCAGGAGTTACAG GGAACAACAGAGTGTCAGCGACAGTAGGTAACAGCTCTGTGCTCGTCTGCTCTCTCAAATCAAATACAACCCTGGTAACATGGAAAATAAGTCCCAAGACTGGAGGCTTCTGCACCTTAGGATACAGGGCTGATCAGAACAAGACAGACAGAACAAACTGCAGTGACAGCGTGAACTGGAAATTCAGACCAGATCAGGATCCTGCCCTGGAGATACGGCAAGTGGGAATAGTCCATGAGGGAAATTACACCTGCGAAGTAGTAGCAACAGAAGGGAATTTCCACAGAACATACCACCTGACCGTGCTGG TCCCTCCCAGGCTGACCCTGCACTGTGATGACCATGGGAACCCCGTGTGTGAGGCAGAGGCAGGGAAGCCGCCTGCTCAGATCTCGTGGGAcctagagagcaactccaccctCAGGGAAGAAGTCCACGATGACGGGACAGTGACTGTTGTCAGCACATGCGCAGCACACGGCACCAACGTGACCAACACAATCTGCATTGTGTCCCACCCGGCTGGGAACCAGAGCAAGTCCGTATCCTGTCATCCCTCAA AAAACAGTACATGGGCTCTTCACTGTGTCATCAGCCTTGCCAGTGTCCTGAGCCTCCTTTTCCTGCTTGCTGTTTTTCACCTCTACACCTTCTGTGATAGCAG GACAATGAGAAACCAGTACAGGCCAAGGCACCTTCCACCTACAGAGCTCTCTGGGCCTATTTCCAACTCAGCTCCTGAGCAGAGGAACTAA
- the GTPBP8 gene encoding GTP-binding protein 8, producing MMLLRVGGAAGRSPPPLASLSQVLCLERNRRTGIVFPLQKLERYLAPGTDTAPFHLFQPGLGALQRAEALFRSRRGHAIDYVSSAVRMDHAPPPALPEVCFIGRSNVGKSSLIRALFSLSPEVEVRVSKTPGHTKKMNFFKVGKYFTLVDMPGYGYRAPRDFVEMVEAYLQERRNLKRTFLLADGVLGLQKTDHIAVEMLEEFGIPYVMVLTKIDRASRGLLLNNVLKVQEFIKEKTQGCFPQLFLVSSVEFSGVHLLRCFVAHVTGNLPTVEAS from the exons ATGATGCTGCTGCGGGTGGGGGGCGCGGCGGGACGGTCCCCGCCACCGCTGGCCTCCCTGTCCCAGGTGCTGTGTCTGGAGCGGAACCGCCGCACCGGCATCGTGTTCCCGCTGCAGAAGCTGGAGCGCTACCTGGCTCCCGGGACCGACACGGCGCCGTTCCACCtcttccagcccggcctgggCGCCTTGCAGCGCGCCGAGGCGCTCTTCAGGTCCCGCCGCGGCCACGCCATCGACTATGTGAGCTCCGCCGTCCGCATGGACCatgcgccgccgcccgccctgccCGAG GTGTGCTTCATTGGCCGAAGCAATGTGGGGAAATCATCTTTAATCCGGGCCTTGTTTTCACTGTCTCCAGAAGTGGAGGTCAGAGTGTCAAAAACTCCA GGCCACACCAAGAAGATGAATTTCTTCAAAGTAGGGAAGTACTTTACTCTGGTGGATATGCCAGGCTACGGCTACCGCGCCCCACGAGACTTTGTAGAGATGGTGGAGGCCTATCTGCAGGAACGGCGCAA CTTGAAGAGGACTTTTCTGTTAGCTGATGGTGTATTAGGACTCCAGAAAACAGATCATATTGCCGTAGAGATGCTGGAAGAGTTTGGGATTCCTTATGTG ATGGTGTTAACAAAAATTGACCGAGCTTCCAGGGGTCTGTTGTTAAACAACGTACTGAAGGTCCAAGAGTTTATAAAGGAGAAAACTCAGGGATGCTTTCCTCAGCTATTCCTGGTCAG TTCTGTGGAGTTTTCGGGGGTTCACTTGCTAAGGTGCTTTGTAGCCCATGTTACCGGAAACCTGCCTACTGTAGAGGCCAGCTGA
- the TAF13 gene encoding transcription initiation factor TFIID subunit 13: MAAFRWGTGSSSAPPGSVRRCLAAMADEEEDVPFEEDAEDAGGGLDGGQGKRKRLFSKELRCMMYGFGDDQNPYTESVDILEDLVIEFITEMTHKAMSIGRQGRVQVEDIVFLIRKDPRKFARVKDLLTMNEELKRARKAFDEANYGS, translated from the exons ATGGCGGCCTTCCGCTGGGGAACCGGAAGCTCTTCGGCCCCGCCCGGCAGCGTCCGGCGGTGCCTGGCAGCCATGGCTGACGAGGAGGAGGATGTGCCG TTTGAAGAGGACGCGGAAGATGCCGGCGGGGGCCTGGACGGCGGGCAAGGCAAGAGGAAGAGGCTGTTCTCCAAAGAAC TAAGATGCATGATGTATGGATTCGGGGATGACCAAAACCCTTACACAGAATCAGTGGACATTCTTGAAGACCTGGTAATAGAGTTTATCACAGAAATG ACGCACAAAGCGATGTCAATTGGGCGGCAGGGTCGTGTACAGGTTGAGGACATTGTCTTCCTAATTCGCAAGGACCCCCGGAAGTTTGCCAGAGTTAAAGACCTCCTAACTATGAACGAAGAACTGAAACGAGCCAGAAAAGCCTTTGATGAAGCTAACTATGGATCTTGA